One part of the Mangrovibacillus cuniculi genome encodes these proteins:
- the ypeB gene encoding germination protein YpeB, with protein sequence MIRTILIVVLALGAAGTGLWGYQEHREKNAVLLNAENNYQRAFHELTYQVDMIHDKIGGTLAMNSNKSLSPALADVWRLTSEAQSDVGQLPITLLPFNKTEEFLNGIGDFTYKVAVRDLSDEPLNNEEYAQLENLYKQSAEIQNELRKVQHLVLENNLRWMDVEMALAANDETADNTIIDGFKTVEKTAEGYDEAAKGDPSAIALSNDQNNGYQNLSGEAITKEEAVKIAKSYISKDKVKEVKVTQNGEGSEVGFYSVSIVHGRNAEANMDITKKGGYPIYLLDTREISDTKLSLNQASEKAKEFMKEHGFKELEMFESTQYDNMALFNYVSVRDGVRVYPDMVKVKVALDNGDIVGFTADEYLQNHKEREIPEPALTLEEARSYIHSNVKIMDERLAIIQNELGEDVLCYEFMGQMNDDTYRIYINAETGQEESVEKLQNAEPIYDDLV encoded by the coding sequence ATGATTAGAACAATTTTAATAGTCGTCTTAGCATTAGGAGCAGCAGGAACTGGTTTATGGGGGTACCAAGAACACCGAGAAAAGAATGCTGTTTTATTGAACGCGGAGAACAATTACCAACGAGCATTTCATGAGTTAACGTATCAGGTTGATATGATACATGACAAAATTGGTGGTACTCTAGCAATGAATTCTAACAAATCTTTATCACCTGCGCTTGCGGATGTATGGAGATTGACTTCTGAAGCACAAAGTGATGTAGGACAACTTCCAATCACATTGTTACCATTTAATAAAACAGAAGAATTCTTAAATGGAATTGGAGATTTTACCTATAAAGTTGCAGTTAGAGATCTTTCCGATGAGCCGTTAAATAACGAAGAATACGCTCAATTAGAAAACTTATATAAACAAAGTGCCGAAATTCAAAATGAACTACGTAAAGTGCAACATTTAGTATTAGAAAATAACCTTAGGTGGATGGATGTAGAAATGGCACTTGCGGCGAACGATGAGACCGCAGATAATACCATTATTGATGGATTTAAAACGGTAGAAAAAACAGCTGAAGGGTATGATGAGGCAGCAAAAGGTGATCCGTCTGCAATAGCACTCTCAAATGACCAAAATAATGGCTATCAAAATTTAAGTGGTGAAGCAATCACGAAAGAAGAAGCTGTGAAGATTGCTAAGTCTTATATAAGTAAGGACAAAGTAAAGGAAGTCAAAGTTACTCAAAATGGGGAAGGTTCAGAAGTCGGTTTTTACAGTGTATCCATTGTTCATGGAAGAAACGCAGAAGCGAATATGGATATTACGAAAAAAGGTGGGTACCCGATTTATTTACTTGATACAAGAGAAATAAGCGATACGAAGTTAAGTTTAAATCAAGCTTCTGAAAAAGCGAAAGAATTTATGAAGGAACACGGTTTTAAAGAGCTTGAGATGTTTGAAAGTACCCAATATGATAACATGGCTCTATTCAATTACGTTTCTGTAAGAGATGGAGTAAGAGTGTACCCTGACATGGTGAAAGTAAAAGTAGCCTTAGATAATGGAGATATTGTAGGTTTTACAGCCGACGAATACTTACAAAACCATAAAGAAAGAGAGATTCCAGAGCCAGCTTTAACGTTAGAAGAAGCTAGAAGCTATATTCATTCTAACGTAAAGATTATGGATGAGAGATTAGCGATCATTCAAAATGAACTGGGAGAAGATGTCCTATGTTATGAATTTATGGGGCAAATGAATGATGATACGTATCGAATTTACATCAATGCAGAAACTGGCCAGGAAGAAAGTGTAGAAAAACTGCAAAATGCAGAACCTATTTATGATGATTTGGTATAA
- the sleB gene encoding spore cortex-lytic enzyme, which translates to MKHYKKLLFSLGSLLLVITLITSSNGKVSAFSDQIIQHGATGDDVIELQSRLQYIGYYNGKIDGVFGWGTYWAVRNFQYEFGLPIDGLVGHTTKDKLVKASNYNEKFVKGNIEKGKKFTHYGGTDLNKQKQPAKGSKTPSTNQGGKANNAGTGQTAENTGQQGGSNQQAQETPEQPTAVNTPGGYSQNDIQLMANAVYGEARGEPYEGQVAVAAVILNRVNSPTFPNTVSGVIFEPLAFTAVADGQIWLTPNERAKEAVIDAINGWDPTGNAQYYFNPDTATSSWIWSRPQIKRIGKHIFCK; encoded by the coding sequence ATGAAGCACTATAAAAAACTTTTATTTTCCTTAGGAAGTTTACTATTAGTAATCACATTGATTACATCATCTAATGGAAAGGTTTCAGCCTTTTCGGATCAAATTATACAACACGGTGCTACTGGAGATGACGTAATTGAACTTCAATCTAGACTGCAATACATCGGTTATTACAATGGGAAAATTGATGGTGTCTTTGGTTGGGGAACATATTGGGCTGTAAGGAATTTTCAGTATGAATTTGGACTACCTATTGACGGATTAGTTGGCCACACAACAAAAGATAAATTAGTAAAAGCTTCAAATTACAATGAAAAGTTCGTAAAAGGAAATATTGAAAAAGGCAAAAAATTTACGCACTACGGTGGAACAGATTTGAATAAACAAAAGCAACCAGCTAAAGGATCAAAAACCCCTTCTACTAATCAAGGAGGTAAGGCAAACAATGCTGGGACTGGACAAACCGCTGAAAACACAGGTCAACAAGGTGGATCAAATCAACAAGCTCAAGAAACACCAGAACAACCAACAGCGGTAAATACTCCCGGTGGTTATTCTCAAAATGACATTCAGTTAATGGCGAATGCCGTTTACGGTGAAGCTCGTGGTGAGCCTTATGAGGGTCAAGTAGCTGTCGCAGCAGTAATATTAAATCGAGTAAATTCACCTACATTTCCAAACACCGTTTCAGGAGTTATCTTTGAACCGCTAGCTTTCACAGCTGTTGCGGACGGCCAAATTTGGTTAACCCCAAATGAAAGAGCAAAAGAAGCAGTTATTGATGCAATTAATGGGTGGGACCCAACTGGGAATGCTCAATATTATTTCAATCCTGATACAGCGACAAGTAGTTGGATATGGTCTAGACCACAAATTAAACGAATCGGTAAACACATTTTCTGTAAGTAG
- the prsW gene encoding glutamic-type intramembrane protease PrsW: MFVILSAGIAPGLALLSYFYLRDEFESEPLIQVAKTFIFGAIITFPVMFIQFVLTEENIFTTSFLQAFLSIGFIEEFVKWFILYFAMVKHAEFDEPYDGIVYGAAVSLGFATTENILYLVAHGVEIAFVRAILPVSSHALFGVVMGYYLGKAKFSPFSRKMYWLLLSFTAPLLLHGLYDFLLLQKGMIAYYVIPFMFFLWWFGLRKVKLAHQLTIQHYKNQHPISKSNTHLDL, from the coding sequence ATGTTTGTCATTTTGTCAGCGGGTATTGCTCCTGGTTTAGCATTACTTAGTTACTTCTATTTAAGAGACGAATTTGAGTCAGAACCTTTAATTCAAGTAGCAAAAACGTTCATCTTTGGAGCAATTATTACCTTTCCTGTAATGTTTATACAGTTTGTGTTAACAGAAGAGAATATATTTACTACTTCTTTTCTTCAGGCATTTCTGTCTATTGGATTTATTGAAGAATTTGTAAAATGGTTTATATTGTACTTTGCAATGGTAAAACATGCAGAGTTTGATGAACCGTATGATGGTATTGTTTACGGTGCTGCAGTATCTCTTGGCTTTGCAACAACTGAAAACATCCTTTACTTAGTAGCCCATGGTGTAGAAATCGCTTTTGTTAGAGCAATTTTACCAGTTTCAAGTCATGCTCTTTTTGGGGTAGTAATGGGGTATTATCTTGGTAAAGCAAAATTCTCCCCTTTTTCTAGAAAAATGTATTGGTTACTACTTTCTTTCACTGCACCTTTACTGCTTCACGGGTTGTATGATTTCCTATTACTTCAAAAAGGTATGATTGCATACTATGTTATCCCGTTTATGTTTTTCTTATGGTGGTTTGGATTAAGGAAAGTAAAATTAGCACATCAATTAACTATACAACATTATAAAAACCAACATCCCATTAGTAAATCTAATACTCATTTAGATCTATAA
- a CDS encoding asparaginase encodes MKKQILLIHTGGTISMQQNEEGSVVPQSTNPLHSENAAIQDLAAYTIEEPFHLPSPHITPKDMLLLKQVILEQVEKTRIDGIVITHGTDTLEETAYFLDLSLSLDIPIVLTGAMRSSNEIGSDGLYNLRSSIKVASSNGARGKGVLVVMNDEIHTAKNVTKTHTSNVSTFQSPQYGPIGIVAKKGSIFHHSPLEREYFPVSSITKKVALLKSYAGMESNMLEILPTVGFDGVVIEALGQGNMPLDAFEGVKLLLRANFPVVVVSRCFNGSAEDIYGYAGGGKQLKDEGAIFATGLNGQKARIKLLAALESTTDLHVLRNWFEKDSDH; translated from the coding sequence ATGAAAAAACAAATTTTACTGATTCATACTGGTGGAACAATTTCCATGCAACAAAATGAAGAAGGTAGCGTTGTACCTCAATCAACGAATCCCTTACATAGCGAAAATGCTGCAATACAAGATCTTGCAGCTTATACAATAGAAGAGCCATTTCATTTACCGTCTCCCCACATTACACCGAAAGATATGTTGCTATTAAAACAAGTAATCTTAGAACAAGTGGAAAAAACAAGAATTGATGGAATTGTCATTACACACGGCACTGATACATTAGAAGAAACAGCGTACTTCTTAGATTTAAGCCTATCCTTAGATATACCAATCGTGTTGACAGGGGCCATGAGATCTAGTAATGAAATAGGTTCAGATGGTTTGTATAATCTTCGTTCTAGTATAAAGGTTGCTTCAAGTAATGGAGCCAGAGGGAAAGGCGTCTTGGTTGTCATGAATGATGAGATTCATACAGCAAAAAATGTAACCAAAACGCATACATCAAACGTTTCCACTTTTCAGTCTCCACAATACGGTCCAATTGGTATTGTAGCAAAAAAAGGGAGTATTTTCCACCACAGTCCACTAGAAAGAGAATATTTCCCAGTGAGTTCCATAACAAAGAAGGTCGCATTGTTAAAATCGTATGCTGGTATGGAGAGTAACATGTTGGAAATTCTCCCTACTGTTGGATTTGATGGAGTAGTAATTGAAGCATTAGGACAAGGAAATATGCCTTTAGACGCTTTTGAAGGAGTTAAATTATTACTACGAGCAAACTTTCCAGTTGTAGTAGTTAGTAGATGCTTTAACGGAAGTGCGGAAGACATTTATGGATATGCAGGTGGTGGAAAGCAGTTAAAAGATGAAGGAGCAATTTTCGCTACCGGTCTAAATGGGCAGAAAGCACGAATAAAATTATTAGCTGCCTTAGAATCGACTACGGACCTACATGTGTTACGTAATTGGTTTGAGAAGGATAGCGATCATTAA
- a CDS encoding YpdA family putative bacillithiol disulfide reductase produces MRSEEVIIVGGGPCGLAAAIAFQEKGITPLVIEKGNIVNAIYQYPTHQTFFSSSEKLEIGNVPFLTEEFKPKRNQALVYYRDVVKRKGISIHSFEKVESVKKQEDDSFVVTTTKEVYKTKTVIIATGYYDHPNMLQVPGEDLSHVYHYFKEAHPFFDQDIVVIGGKNSAVDAALELHKARARVTVIYRGSEYSNSIKPWILPNFDALVRNNEINMMFNTNIEAIDKEYVYVSTGQENKKIKAQHVFAMTGYHPDHQFLRKMGVRMDDETGRPTFNPQTMETNVNGIYIAGVIAAGNNANEIFIENGRFHGELIAKDAIGKYVQSVN; encoded by the coding sequence TTGAGAAGTGAAGAAGTAATTATTGTTGGAGGAGGTCCCTGTGGACTTGCAGCAGCTATTGCATTTCAAGAGAAGGGTATTACTCCACTTGTAATAGAAAAAGGAAATATTGTGAATGCCATTTATCAGTATCCTACACACCAAACATTCTTTAGTTCAAGTGAAAAGTTGGAGATTGGAAATGTTCCATTCTTAACAGAAGAATTTAAACCAAAACGTAATCAAGCCTTAGTTTATTATAGAGATGTAGTTAAACGAAAAGGGATTTCTATTCATTCATTTGAAAAAGTTGAAAGTGTAAAAAAGCAAGAGGATGATTCTTTTGTAGTCACCACTACGAAAGAAGTTTATAAAACTAAAACGGTTATTATTGCAACTGGGTATTACGATCACCCAAATATGTTACAGGTACCAGGGGAAGATCTTTCTCATGTGTATCACTATTTCAAAGAAGCACATCCATTCTTTGATCAAGACATAGTTGTCATAGGTGGGAAGAACTCTGCAGTTGACGCAGCGTTAGAGTTACACAAAGCTAGAGCGAGAGTTACGGTAATCTATAGAGGGTCTGAGTACTCTAACAGTATTAAACCTTGGATTCTCCCAAACTTTGATGCTCTAGTAAGAAACAATGAAATTAATATGATGTTTAATACCAATATAGAAGCCATAGATAAGGAATATGTGTATGTTTCTACTGGTCAAGAGAACAAGAAAATAAAAGCACAACATGTGTTTGCCATGACAGGGTACCATCCAGACCACCAGTTCTTACGTAAAATGGGAGTTAGGATGGATGATGAAACGGGAAGACCAACGTTTAATCCTCAAACTATGGAAACGAATGTAAACGGTATTTATATTGCTGGAGTTATTGCTGCAGGTAATAACGCCAATGAAATCTTTATCGAAAATGGGAGATTTCATGGAGAGTTAATAGCAAAAGATGCTATAGGAAAATATGTGCAAAGCGTAAACTAG
- a CDS encoding Glu/Leu/Phe/Val family dehydrogenase: protein MVADNGADKTGKEEKHNVLTSTQTVIHNALEKLGYPEEVYELLKEPMRMMTVKIPVRMDDGTVKVFTGYRAQHNDAVGPTKGGIRFHPNVTETEVKALSIWMSLKCGIVDLPYGGGKGGIICDPRDMSFRELERLSRGYVRAISQIVGPTKDIPAPDVFTNSQIMAWMMDEYSRIDEFNSPGFITGKPIVLGGSHGRESATAKGVTICIREAAMRRGIELKGARVVVQGFGNAGSFLAKFMHDAGAKVIGISDAYGGLHDPDGLDIDYLLDRRDSFGTVTKLFNDTISNKELLELDCDILVPAAIENQITEENAHNIRASIIVEAANGPTTLEATKILTDRGILLVPDVLASAGGVTVSYFEWVQNNQGYYWTEEEVEERLEKVIVKAFENVYDTAQNRRVDMRLSAYMVGVRKMAEASRYRGWI from the coding sequence ATGGTAGCCGATAATGGTGCAGATAAGACAGGTAAAGAGGAGAAACATAATGTATTAACGTCCACACAGACAGTAATACATAACGCCCTGGAGAAACTAGGTTATCCGGAAGAAGTCTATGAATTGTTAAAAGAACCGATGCGCATGATGACTGTGAAGATTCCTGTTCGTATGGATGATGGAACAGTAAAGGTATTTACAGGTTATCGAGCTCAACATAATGATGCAGTAGGACCAACAAAAGGTGGAATTCGTTTTCATCCAAATGTGACGGAAACCGAAGTGAAAGCACTTTCGATTTGGATGAGTTTAAAGTGTGGAATAGTAGACCTTCCATATGGTGGAGGTAAGGGTGGAATCATATGTGATCCTCGGGATATGTCTTTCCGTGAACTTGAACGTTTAAGTCGAGGTTATGTTCGTGCGATTAGCCAAATAGTTGGACCAACAAAAGATATTCCAGCGCCAGATGTGTTTACAAACTCTCAGATTATGGCATGGATGATGGATGAATATAGTCGTATAGATGAATTTAATTCTCCAGGCTTTATTACAGGTAAACCGATTGTATTAGGCGGTTCTCATGGTCGTGAATCTGCAACCGCTAAAGGAGTAACTATTTGTATTCGTGAAGCTGCTATGAGACGTGGAATTGAGCTGAAGGGTGCAAGAGTAGTTGTACAAGGTTTTGGTAATGCAGGTAGCTTCCTAGCTAAATTTATGCATGATGCAGGAGCAAAAGTTATTGGTATTTCAGACGCATATGGTGGACTACATGACCCTGATGGATTAGATATAGATTATTTATTAGACCGTCGTGATAGTTTTGGTACAGTGACGAAATTATTTAACGATACTATCTCAAATAAAGAACTTCTGGAGCTAGATTGTGATATCTTAGTACCAGCTGCAATTGAAAACCAAATTACAGAAGAAAATGCACACAATATCCGTGCCTCCATTATTGTAGAGGCTGCAAACGGTCCAACAACGTTAGAAGCAACGAAGATACTAACAGACCGTGGGATTTTACTTGTACCTGACGTACTAGCTTCTGCAGGAGGAGTAACAGTTTCGTACTTTGAATGGGTACAAAATAATCAGGGCTACTACTGGACAGAAGAAGAAGTAGAAGAGCGCCTAGAGAAAGTAATTGTAAAAGCATTTGAAAACGTATATGATACAGCTCAAAATCGTCGAGTTGACATGAGGTTATCCGCATATATGGTGGGTGTTCGCAAAATGGCGGAAGCATCTAGGTATCGTGGTTGGATCTAA
- a CDS encoding adaptor protein MecA, translated as MRVERVDDYRVKFSISFDELQERGFGEDEIWKNSHIWYDLFDEMLDEAEDSFGIVASQTISIEVYSLTIQAIELILTLEMEEDKHFIDEPPLINTQSHQDLLLIFNDFEDLVSLCKRLVNHNLDIDSEWYIYGGEHYLLMNGDHDHLGTLSIVLEYGRESLFTTHLIREYGKQIISESATLQISKYFQ; from the coding sequence ATGAGAGTCGAGCGCGTTGACGATTATCGAGTTAAATTTTCAATTTCTTTTGACGAGTTGCAGGAAAGAGGATTTGGAGAAGATGAGATTTGGAAGAATAGTCATATTTGGTACGATTTGTTTGACGAGATGTTAGATGAAGCGGAAGATTCTTTTGGAATAGTTGCTTCCCAAACCATTTCTATTGAGGTATATTCCTTAACTATACAAGCAATCGAGTTAATTTTAACTCTAGAGATGGAAGAAGATAAGCATTTCATTGATGAACCACCACTAATAAACACACAAAGCCATCAAGACTTACTCCTGATATTCAATGATTTTGAAGATTTAGTTTCTTTGTGCAAAAGATTAGTTAATCATAATTTAGACATTGATAGTGAATGGTATATATATGGTGGCGAGCATTATCTATTGATGAATGGAGATCATGATCATTTAGGTACTCTATCCATTGTATTGGAATATGGAAGGGAATCTCTCTTTACAACGCATCTCATTAGAGAGTATGGAAAACAGATTATTTCAGAGTCAGCAACACTTCAAATTTCAAAGTATTTTCAGTAG